TGACTGTGGGGTGTCCACTCAGCCTTTGATCCTCTCCAACTGCACATATACAAGTAAGAATCATAAATTATTGGGATAATCTTCAATGGTATATGTAACTGAAAATGCTCCCCAACCTTTATGAAATTTAGACCACATGTCCATGTCTAGAAGGGAAATCGTACACATCTAAATAAGCATTTGCTAATTAATTAGATAAGCAAGGAGAAAGACCATTCAATTCGCAGATTTAATATTGTCAACCTGGTGTAGTGCTTGCAAACTCAAAACAGAAAACAAGCTTATTAGCCATTTTCTCCTTTCGTCTCAACATTTAATAAAAGTTGCAAGAATCCCAAATTCAAAAAGGACGAAATGCAAATATTAGAGAACAGTGGAAAGGAGGCTTTGTGAGCTTTAAATGTACAAATGTAAAATCTAACAGCACATGAAGATCTATGGTTCATTCTTTGCTCGAACTTAAGGCCCACAAAGACATACAGAAAAAACCAATCCTTAAACAGTTACTTAGTTTATTTCGGCACGAGAATATCAGTAAGATCCTCTTGTGAAACAATGACAATTGTACCTTCATCACTCGACTGCAACTCTAGCAAATTcacaaaaaaaatggaaaaatCACAGTAAGGGCAATAGCCGTGGATATGCTTACTTCAAAAATGGAGTTCACACTTCCACAGCTAGCCATTTCATGCACCAAGTAAGATCATTGCATGGCAGGAACGCAGCAGAATTGTTTCTGTTTGGACTTCTATTCTAGAATCTGGAATACACGCATCTCTAGAGAACTCTCCTTGCCAAGTGAACGACCATGATATCAAAACAAATAAGATGCTACTAAATAGTATACTATTGCAGACAACGACCTTCTACAATGTTTCAAGGCTGAAGTTCAGAGTATAATATAAAAATACAAGGGGCTGATTCCAATCCAATTCCAAATGGGAGAAGAAAACCCAACTGAAATTGCAGACAACTACCTTCTACAATGTTTGAAATTGCAGATAACAGTTTATAGGTGAATATATCACAAAGATCAAAATTGATCAATGGACACAACATAACTCGATGATGCATAAGACAGTTCATTTAAAGAAAAAAGCTATGATAATTCCAGAACTGTATTGCCACAATATAATGAAACTACCAAGCATGATAAACAGAAGTTCCTTTTTTAAAAGAATCCTGTTATACAACAATGCAAATATTATCATGTCCATTGCCTAGAACATCAGAAAATTATAATCATGACGTTCAATAGGTGATCTGATATACATAAATGTGCTTTGCATTAATCGTCACCAACAAAATGTATTAACGTTCACCATCCTTGGCcttttataaaaataaaatttgagTTATCGTCCGTAATAATATGTTAGTTTCTATCCATATTAACTGAAGCAGATAATTAAACCATGATCACTTGTTAAGAAATATCCAACTTTAGTTTCAAGCTTGGTCTACTTTAGTTTCAAGCTTTTATCAGTTCATCCTAATGAGTAAAGCTATAAATGCATCATTTGGTTCCTACAGTATGAATTTCCTACAGCTAGTTCTGAAAACACTAATACAACTTAATGGATGGTCCATGCTACGACACCAACTGGTACTATTTAGCAGCCTGGCAAGTTACTGCAATTTGATAGGACAGGAAGACCAATTCAGGAGAACGGCATGCTTTAACAAAATTAATCGTTCTACAATACATGTAAGAAAAACCAAGAAGGCCACAAACCGAGAACAATATACAGATTGTGATGAACATATTCGAGAAAAAATGGACCTTTGGGTGGCGAGGTTGACAATCTCCTGAAGGGCAGCGCCGAGGCCGCCTCGATGGACATTGGGGAAGCCATCTTGACCTCCTGCTCGGTCGCGCCCATTTCCTCCCTGTCGTCGCTCCTCACTGTACACAAGTGTTAAACACATCTAGTATCATCTACAAATCATGATGTGGGTGCACAACAGCTGAGATGACAAAAAAATAGCAAAATTGATCCAGCAGCTATACCAATGAGTGAGACAGTTCCAGAAATGATTTTACCTGCTCTTGTGGAGTTGAGACAGTTCCAGTGGCACTGTGGTTGTACGTAAAGAGGCTCTAACACCCATTGCAGATGAGCATCGACATGGCTGCCTTTGTCTCAGCGTTGCACCTAGGCAGATCACATACGCATGACTAGTTTCAGATCTAAGGCAAGTAAATGCATCAGTCAACTAGCAGAGATGCAAATGCCAGCCGGAAGTAATTCTTCCATTATCAAGAAGCAAACTAGCTAGTATACTGCATGTGTTATACTATTCACATATTATAGGCCATACCAATAAATATATCATCTCCATGTAGGGTAACCTTTGCAACGCATTTGTACATGCATCTCTTATGCACATGTACAAAAGAGATGAATTATATATATAATCTCGTTTTGCTGTATCAGAACATCTCTGCACCTATCAAACAGTTACTATATTTACCTGCAGATCTAATTGGTCAGACCTGCAGCATGTCTGTGCTTCTGCGATCTCTTGGGTGTCAGCGGGACAAAAGACAGGGCATCAAAAACACCCTGAACCATACCAATGTTAACCAATCTAGCATCAAGGAACATGACTCACAGGGCTTCTATTCTGGCATTTCCATTTAGTACTAGTTAAGATCATTTGCACGCATTTCATCAGAATTTGATGCACAGGTAATCCCGTaagatttgaatccattcaaaataaGAGAAAAGCAGGTAATCCCGTaagatttgaatccattcaaaataaGAGAAAATTGCCGTACTAGTAGTAAGTACTCCCTCTGTTTGGGATTGTAAGGCCAACGGACCATTTTGCAAAAACCAAGGTAAAGTTTTACTGGTTGCAATGGCTATTCAATTGCACCGAGCGTTTCAGCAAATTGCTGTGTCAACTGAAAGGGCACCAAATCAACTCCTTGACATACACAAACCTGTAACCATACAGGTGACTTTTAAGAAAACTGTATACTACAGGTCCGGTGAATGGCTTAGACGATCAGTACTAAAGCACAACAAGTTCAACTGCTTCCATATACAAAATTGAACTGAATTTTAAACAAACAGGAACAAAACAGAAGAGTAAGCAAGAATCTTGATCAGCATCTTTTTCTAAAGAAAACACCATGTGCTACTGAACTCTAAAGAGGACAGGAGAAACACTAAACCGAGCTCAAGCTATATTCAGAGATAAGGGACATAATTTGTGCGCTAACTGAAGGAAAGAAGTGCTCACGCATAACACTGAACAAATGAAAATTGACGGGCAACCATTCCGTGTAGGTATGGGACTCCCATCGATTGATCTTAATTCTCCACTACTCCAACTTTTGGCAGAGTACTAGTTTATTTGCTAGCTCAAAGCTCAAATCCCATCATGCCATATGTCCATGCAAGTTAATTAAAAAGACACACCGCTGAGCTGGGAAACAACAAGACACTTCACACACAATTCATAAAACAGGCCTGATGTGTTCATGGTGCAGGGAAACCAGAGCTGGAGGAGACCTGACGATGACGACGCTGAGGGCATGTGTTTGAGCGGCCGGCGCACTTCTGCGTGAGCTATCTCCACCGATTTATCCAGGACTCCTCCTCCGGTTGGTAAAAAAGGAAACGATTTTTTCAGTCAAATTTGGGAAGAAGAGTTGGAGTTAAATTGGAGAGCAGGTATGGGCACAACACATACTTAGAGCTCGGATGGCGACCAGAGTTGGCTGGGGAGAATGCTCCAAAACAACTATCTGGGCATGCATGCTCTCCTTCATCAACACATAACTGGAGCCTATAAAATTGAACAATAATTAGGCATCAAGCTACCAACTTGATACACTAGTCCATTCAGGGAAACTAAATCAAGCTCCTTGTGACGATGTTGTCTTGGTGTTGCTTCAAGGTCTGAAGAATGCTCCAAAACAATTGTCTGGGCATGCATCCTCTCCTATAACTGCAACCTATAAAATTTGAACAATAATTAGCCAACAAGCTACCAACTTTTTATATACTACTAGTTCATCCAATGAGTGAAACAGAATCACACAATGTTGACAACATAACCATGACACTCTTTTCAAACAGGATCATAATAAATTTTGATTTAACCCACTGAAGGCAAATGGTTAATATCATCTTAAACAATAGTTTGACATCAAAAGGGAACATTGATGGAAATGCAGACAAGGTGAACATTGATGGGAGTGCAGACAAGGCGAACACGTTGGTTGACTAGAAGTTGAACACATGAACCACCATGATTCCACGTCGTGCATATATGAACCCTACAAATAATTAATATGGGGT
This region of Lolium perenne isolate Kyuss_39 chromosome 2, Kyuss_2.0, whole genome shotgun sequence genomic DNA includes:
- the LOC127331278 gene encoding uncharacterized protein — translated: MKESMHAQIVVLEHSPQPTLVAIRALRGVLDKSVEIAHAEVRRPLKHMPSASSSSGATLRQRQPCRCSSAMGVRASLRTTTVPLELSQLHKSSEERRQGGNGRDRAGGQDGFPNVHRGGLGAALQEIVNLATQSWRGSKAEWTPHSHAMAEFPVNRN